Proteins encoded in a region of the Stieleria neptunia genome:
- a CDS encoding ATP-dependent zinc protease family protein, with protein sequence MTDKTSLPIIGWREWIALPDLGIKFIKAKIDTGARSSSLHAFDIEVFEQDDGQWARFKVNPVQRNETWEVESTAPVIDMRAIRSSSGQSEVRPVVKTTVRLMGQQFDIELTLADRNQMGFRMLLGREAFRRRFLIDPGKSYRGGIPKKRKRHP encoded by the coding sequence ATGACCGACAAAACCAGCCTGCCGATCATTGGTTGGCGCGAATGGATTGCCCTGCCCGATTTGGGCATCAAGTTTATCAAAGCCAAAATCGATACCGGGGCGCGCTCTTCGTCGTTGCACGCGTTCGACATCGAAGTGTTTGAACAAGACGACGGGCAATGGGCGCGATTCAAAGTGAACCCGGTGCAGCGAAACGAAACCTGGGAGGTCGAATCAACCGCTCCAGTGATCGACATGCGTGCGATCCGTAGTTCAAGTGGCCAATCCGAAGTCCGTCCGGTGGTCAAAACGACGGTGCGGTTGATGGGCCAACAATTCGACATCGAGCTGACCTTGGCCGACCGCAACCAGATGGGGTTTCGCATGCTGCTCGGCCGCGAAGCGTTTCGTCGACGGTTCTTGATCGACCCGGGAAAGTCCTACCGTGGAGGGATCCCGAAGAAGCGAAAACGGCACCCCTGA
- a CDS encoding RimK family alpha-L-glutamate ligase encodes MKLGILSCSPRAYSTRRLREAADQRGHKVKVLDTLKFAIDLERGAPDLYFRRKHLSDYDAILPRIGASITYYGTAVVRQFEQMNVFSANSSAGIASSRDKLRSLQILSRHQIGIPRTTFVRDKRDVFPAIERVGGAPVIIKLLEGTQGIGVLLAETIQSAETIVELLQSQNQNVLIQKFVAESKGRDIRAFVVGDQVIAAMRRVAQGHEFRSNVHRGGVTEAIELDEVYRNTALRATQIMGLRVAGVDMLEGRDGPQIMEINSSPGLEGIERCTQLDIAGAIVDHIASHVDFPEIDLRQRLTVSRGYGVTEISIPEGADMIGSTIASSGLMDNHVNVLTLYRDAAVIPNPRGDRELQAGDRLLCFGKLETLRHLVPKKTRRRRRPTVKELPELPVANQVHDQHDDAVVETMREAI; translated from the coding sequence ATGAAACTCGGAATCCTTTCTTGCAGTCCGCGCGCCTACAGCACGCGTCGATTGCGCGAGGCGGCGGATCAACGTGGCCACAAGGTCAAGGTGCTCGATACCTTGAAGTTCGCCATCGACTTGGAACGCGGCGCACCGGATCTGTATTTCCGCCGCAAACATCTCAGCGATTACGATGCGATTCTGCCCCGCATCGGCGCCTCGATCACCTATTACGGGACCGCGGTCGTTCGCCAGTTCGAACAGATGAACGTGTTCTCGGCCAACAGTTCTGCCGGCATCGCCAGTTCACGCGACAAACTCCGCAGCCTGCAGATCCTCAGCCGGCATCAAATCGGAATCCCCCGCACCACCTTTGTGCGCGATAAGCGTGACGTGTTTCCCGCCATTGAGCGTGTCGGCGGCGCACCGGTGATCATCAAGCTGCTCGAGGGAACGCAGGGGATCGGGGTGTTGTTGGCCGAAACGATTCAATCGGCCGAGACGATTGTCGAACTGCTGCAAAGTCAAAACCAAAACGTGCTGATTCAAAAGTTTGTCGCCGAAAGCAAGGGCCGCGACATTCGTGCCTTTGTCGTCGGCGATCAAGTGATCGCGGCGATGCGGCGTGTCGCCCAGGGGCACGAATTTCGCAGCAACGTTCATCGCGGCGGGGTGACCGAAGCGATCGAATTGGACGAGGTGTATCGCAATACGGCGTTGCGGGCCACCCAAATCATGGGGCTGCGTGTGGCCGGAGTCGACATGTTGGAAGGCCGCGACGGTCCCCAGATCATGGAAATCAACTCCTCACCGGGACTCGAGGGCATCGAACGCTGCACCCAATTGGACATCGCCGGCGCGATCGTCGACCACATCGCCTCGCACGTCGATTTCCCCGAAATCGATCTGCGGCAGCGGCTGACGGTCAGTCGCGGATACGGGGTGACCGAAATCAGCATCCCCGAGGGCGCCGACATGATCGGTTCGACGATCGCCAGCAGCGGGCTGATGGACAATCACGTCAACGTGCTGACGCTGTATCGCGATGCCGCGGTGATCCCCAACCCCCGCGGCGACCGCGAACTGCAAGCCGGCGATCGTCTGCTCTGTTTCGGCAAACTCGAAACCCTCCGCCATCTGGTGCCCAAGAAGACCCGCCGCCGGCGCCGCCCGACGGTGAAAGAATTGCCGGAATTGCCGGTGGCCAACCAGGTTCACGACCAACACGATGATGCCGTAGTCGAAACGATGCGGGAAGCGATCTGA